The DNA sequence TGTTCGGCGTTAATTTCGCCGTTAAACATTGCAATCCCGACGCTGGCGCAGGGGCGCAGCTGAATTCCGTGCAGCGGCAAACGTTCATTTACGACAGTAAGTACTTGCTTACTTAACGTCACCGCCTGCCAGGGTTCAGTAATTCCGTGGGCCAGAATCGCGAAGTCATAGCCGCTCACCTGGGCCAGCACCATCTGCGCAGGTATAACCGCCCGTAGCTTTTCGACGAGGGTTAACAGCAGCATTTCACGCTGCGTCTCTTTCAGTACGCCAGCGGTATCCTGCAGAGTTTCGCAGGCGACAATCAGAAGCGCCGAAGTCTGCGGGCGCCCGACGGTTTGCTCCAGCATCGCCATCAAGAAAGCTTTATTAGGCAGCTCGGATACCGGGAAACGGGTCGATTGCAAAGAGAGTTCATCATGCTGACGCAGCAACGTTTGCTGGTTACGGTTATAGCTGCGCACCAGCATGCCAATTTCATCGTCATGATGTAAGCGCGGTAGCGTGAGCTGATGGCCCAAACGCTCCTGTTGCGGAATATCGTTTAGCTCACGGGCGATTTTACGCAGCGGACGAACGATCAGGCGGTTGATACACCAGGTGATCGCCACCGTCAGAATTAACACTAAAAGTAAGTAAGCGGTCACTAATGTCGCCAGGGTGCTCATCACGAATTTATACATGCGATAAGAGTCGGCCTGCAGCACCAGATAGGCCAACGGCTGCGGGTTGGCTGGCCTTTCAAGGGAGTAGATGGGGAGCGAAATCTGTACCGGCAGCTCGAACATCCGGGTGATCATTACCGGTACCGGACGCTCGGGGATAAAGCGCATCCGCAGCGCCTGAAACTGATTGGGCAGCACAACGTCCGCCCGGCTGACGACGCCAGCAGGCTGAATGCGGCTTAGAATGGCTTCCGCCTCAGGGATATCGGCTTTCAGGATAGCCGCTGATAACGGTTCGCGAACGGAGCGCGCGATGCTTTCAAGCTGCGTGGCCGTGGTATAGCGACTCTGCTGAACAAAGTGGAACAGCAAAATAGAACAGAAGACCAGGACAAATGCCATGGACACGCTCGCGACCATCGCCATCTGTTTAATTGTAAGTGAACGACTGACGCGCAACGGGGTTCTCCACTGAAACTGAACGCCTAGCCGATGTAGATCCCTTTCACCGGTCGTTTTCAGGCTGATTATATACTTAAATTGTTCGCTCACGCCCGCGAGGAGTGCCGCAATGCCCGGGATACAGCGCGCAATGCAGCTTCGGTAGCTCTCCCCAGCGGCGCCGCGCTTACCGGGGCTACAGGTTCACAATCACCACCGGAGGGGAAATCGGACTGCATGGCCGGAGGCAACGAGTATACGCGAAGAGCGCCGTGGAGTGGCGCCCTGTCGCGAAATTCAGCCTAATCTGCTACCAGTCGGCGTAAGGGACCAGCGGCTGAGGCGGCATATCCAAATCGCCCTGCCAGCCGGAAGCCGAGTAGCGCACGTACAGCAGCGCGTGGCTTGGGGTGTAATCTTTCGCCTGCTGAATATCCACCGCCGCCCCGACAAACCAGTTGCTGCTCACCCGGCGCTCAATCAGCGCCCGCGCGGTATAGCCGGTTCCCTGGCTGCTGCCGCCTTCTTCTTTGAGCAGGCTGGCATCATGACGATACTCCGAGGGAATCAAATTCAGCAGCGGATAGCGGGCTTCGGTTTTGGTCCGCGAATGGGACCACGAAACCGAGCCCCCCAGCTCCCAGGACCAGTTTTCCGTTCTCTGACGCCAGGTCACCGGTACCGAGAAAGAGACATATTCCTGCGGGCTGTAATAACCGCCCTGGCCAAGCGTATAACCGCTCAGGTCCTTATCGTAGTGCCAGATCATATTGTTCAGGCCAACGGTGACCCGGCGGTTATCTTCGTTAATCACTTTATAGTAGTAGCCGGTCATCCAGCGCACGCGCCAGTTGTCGGCGACGTTTTTGCCGGTTAGCTGATCAACGCCCAGTGAGGACCAGACGCCGTTGGCTTTACCTTTATCGTAACTCAGGCTCAAACCGGCGCCGTCGGCGCGTACCCCGCCCCAGGTCTTGCCGGTATGGCCGCCGTTAGGGTTGTCTTTTTGTCCGCCAAAGGCCAGCAGCGAGCTGGAAATGGGGCGTCGATGGAGATTAACGGTGTAGCCCAGCGGGCCGACATCGCTGCTGTAGCTCAGGCCGCCGACCACATCAACGACGTTAAAGCCCATCGGCGTGGTGCCGATATCGCCGCTCCAAGTATCGTTCTTCCAGCCCACCGCGACGCTGGCGCCGCTATCGCTCTGATGTTTACTGCCGCCAGTACAGGCGATTTCGCCGCAGGTTCCCCAGTCAGGCGAATAGCTGCCGTCACTCTTCGTAGAAAAAGTCCCGACATCCATATTGACCAGGTCGGTACGGAAGAACATTCGGCCATCGGCCAGCGGCGCGTCCACGTGCAGCATGGTGGTATGCGCTTTCAGATCGGAATAGCCGCCGGTGCCGCTGGATCCCCAGTAATCATGTTCGAGAGTAACGTTCAGATCCTGCTGGCGATAGAGATCGGCGGCATCGCTGCGGATCCCGCGCTTCAGCCAGTCATCGCTGCTGTCATTACGCGTCAACCGTGTGAAAGTATTGTTATCCTGCGGGCGGGAGGCGGTCACGCCGGAAGCAACCATCGCATCTTTATAACCCTCAAGCGCCTGCTGCGGCTCGCCGTTTTGCGCCTGGAAACGCGCGGCATCGCGCAGCACCAGCGCGCTTTCCATCGACGGCGGCTGCGCTTTCGCCTGCGGAACGATACGGGCGAAAATTTGCTGCGCCTGTGCGCGATCGCCCAGACCGGCCTGCGCGAGGGCAATACGTCGCTGCATATTAATGGAGTCTATCTCCTCGCCCTTGAGCTGAGCTACCTGGGCGCGTGCGGCATTCTTATCGCCGTCGGCAAGATAAACCTCCGCGAGCCCCAGACGCGCATCGCCATTGTCCGGCTGCTGGCCCAGCACTCGCTGATATTCAGCTATCGCCGTCTGGCTGTCGCCGCGCTGCTGCGCCCAATCCGCCAGCGTAAGCTCGTAGCGCACTGACGTCGGCTGCTGTTTAATCAGCGCGATAGCCTGGGCTTCCTGGCCGCTATCGCGCAGCTGGTTTGCCTGGCGCAAAATCTTGTCGCTTTGCAGCCGCGCGTCCAGCTCGCGAATATTGTCCGTCCACTGCCCGCGCGGCAGGGCGTTAATCTGTGCCAGCGCCATATCATCCTGATTATTACCGGATAAATAGAGACCGTAAGCGTAGACCCGGTCGGCATCACCGGGCTTGCGGTTGACCATAGCGCGCATCAGCGCGTCGGCCTCGCTGCGTCTGCCCGCGCTAACCAGATCCCGCGACAGGCGGTAGGTGATCCACACGCTATCCGGATCCAGCGCCAGCCGTCTGCGCTGCACTTCCGCCGCCTGCGCCCAGTTACCCTGGCTCTCCAGCGTCTCGGCCTGTTTTTCCAGCCGATCGTTCGTCAGACTGCGTTCGATATCATCAATACTCCGCCGCTGGCTCGGGGACAGGCTGGCGATATATGCGCTGGCTTTTTCCGGCGATTCGGCGCGATACAGATTCGCCAGACCGCGCACCGCCAGACTGTTGCCGCGATCCATGCGCAGCGCGCGCTGGTAGTAGCGCTCTGCCGCGGCGCTTTCTTTATTCGCCGCCGCCACGTCACCCAGTCCCAGTACCGCATAGCTGTCGGTATTGTCTATCCGCTGCGCCTGCGCGTAATAATTTTTCGCCTGTTCCGGCTGACCGCTCTTCAGCGCGTCATCGCCCTGCTTTATCAGTAGCCAGTAGCGGTTAGTCTTAAGCAGACTGTCCCACTTATCGCGGCTCGGGCTCTGCGGATCCATTTTGATAGCTTTGCTCAACTGGCTAATCGCTCGCGCCCGATCGCCGCGCTGGGAGTACGCCTCCCCGAGCGCGCCAACCGCATCGCTATCTCTGGAATTCGCCCGGACGGCCTGCTGCAAATCGGCTACCGCTACCGAGCCTTTTCCGGCTTTCACCGCCGCCAGCCCCTCGTTACGAGAACGAAAAGCTGGATCTTTTAATTCAGTCTGGTATTTGCTGAGCAATGACCTGGCATCGTCCAGTTTTTCAGAATCAGTAAACAGAATCAGGAAACGCTGTAAAGCCTCAACGCTCGCCTGGCTGACCGGCATATCGTTAATCGCATCAAACCATATGGAAGCGGCCGTTCCACGGCCGGCCGGCGAGCGGGCCATCTGTTCCAGGTAGGCAAAACCTTTTTGCCTGTTGTTGTCGCGAAACATCTGTTTTGCAAGGATTGACTGCAGTTCGATGTTACCCGATTGCTTAGCGTTCAGTTTCTCGAGCTGGCTGACGCCTTCGTTATGGCGCGCCGGTAGCCGCGACACCAATACCCAATACTCTTGTGCGTAAGGCATTGCGCCAGGCACGCCGCCAAAGATTTTCTCATAGCTGGCGATCGCCTCCTCAATGTGCCCCGTAGCTCCCAGCAGGCGGGCCTGCTGCAGCTCCTGCTCTCCTTCACCATGCGTAACGTTTAACTCATTGCGTGAATCAGCGAGCGCGCCGGAGTCGGGAGCGAGTTTATTCAGACGCTCCAGCAGCTTTTGCGCCCCGTCGGTATCGCCCTGACGGAGAAGATAGCGCACCCGCGCGGCGATAACGTCCGGGTTGTTCGGGTCGATCAGCTCCAGACGATATAGCGACTGACGAACCAGATCTTCACGATTGCTGGCCTCGCCGAGACGCACCTGCTCCAGCAGATGATCCTGAGCGGGCGTGTTCGCGGCGTGCGCCAGCGGCATCAGCGCAACGCTTAAAGAGAGCGTGAATAAACTTAGTGAGAACTTGTGCATTCCTGGTTCCAGTCGGGCTGTAATTCGCCACCTGCGGTGAAGCGAAAACGGTGTTGATCCCATCCCTGGCCGAAAAGGGTCAGGACCGCGCTGTAGTAAGCATCCGCGCCTGGATATTCATCGGCGACGCGTTGACGCTGAATGGCTCGGGCATCTTCGTTTTGCAAAAAAGGCAATAATGAAGCGGAGAAGCCCACCGGGCCATTGCCGGAGGTTTTACCAGTAGCGATATTGTTTTTTTCCGGCGGCACGCCCTGATCGATCGTCCGGGCAGCCATCGGTTTAAAGCGCGCCAGCAGAGGCGCTTTTTGCTTATCGCCGTCATTGAGCATACCTACCCACAAATAGACGCGAATGGCGTCATAGCTGCCGATAATCGGTTTATCCGCTTTCAGCTGCCAGCCTTTGCCTTTTTCGTAGCGCACCCAGTCCGGCGAAAAACCTTTTGGCGCGGTCTCCAGCAGCAGACGCAGGTTGTTGTCGCGAATCTTCGGCCAGGGAGCGCCAAAAGCGGCAAAGTAGGTCGCCAGCTGCGGCGGCAGGTAGCTGGGATTAAAACGCCAGCCTCCATCATCGACGAAGCCGACTTTCCCCGGCAGTATCATCGGTCCCAGCCCCGGCAACGTCGCGACTTCTTCATCGGCAATCCGCGTCAGCAGCGCTTTACCGACATCGGTATACTGAGGCGTTTCCCACAGGCGCCCGGCCTCCAGCAGCGCCCAGGCTATCCACAAATCCGAGTCCGACGCCGAGTTGTCGTCCAGAACCGTCCATTCGTCATCGCTTTTTTTCCCCCACAGCCAGCCCGGCAGATGCGCGCGCAGATCGCCCTCGGCAAGGTTATTTTGCGTCCACTCAAACAGCTTGCGGAAGGCCTCGCGGTCATTGGCTGCCAGAGCAAAGAACAGCCCATAGCTTTGCCCTTCCGAAGTGGTGATTTTCCGTGAATCGCTGGGGTCGATAACTCGCCCTTCGGCGCTGACGTACTCTTTTTTAAACTGCTCCCAGGCCGGCCACCGGCAGGCGGCGCTAACCTGCGCCGCCGCCAGTATCAATATCGATATCACCACGCCGCGTACCGCGTTCATCATCAATTACTCATCATCAAGATGCAGGCGACGACGGCTGATAATGCGCAGCATGCGCCACAGTACCCATGCCAGCAGCACGATACTTACCGCAGCCAGAATCGCCAGCAGCACCGGGTGGTTGGAGAGCGCAAACCAGATACGTTCGAACCACGGCAAATGCCCGATATAGTAAATATCGCCCACCCGCAGACTGTTGACGCCCGATTCACGAATCACCGAAACCGAACCAAACATCGCCGCACGCTTACCGCTGTCGTTAAGCGCCTGCGTCAAAAGTTCGTTGCCGCGCTGGCTATCGGCCAGCAGCGCCACGACGCTACGCTGATCGTTGTACGGCGACTGGAAGCCAATAATTGCCGCCATAGGTCCGGACGAGGTGATATCAGTACGGGTATTCGGCGTTCTGGCCTCGGCGTCAGGATAGATGCTGGCCAGGTCGTAGTGGCGCATCGGCATTTTCACCCAGCTTTTGGTCGCTTCAACCAGCAGATTAATTTTAGTATCGTCCTTCAGCGCCTGCGGAATAGAGCCAATCAGCAGCAGGTCGGCGTCTTTATCTTTAATCTGGCTACCGTCATCGGTCATACGCAGGTTGATTGCCGCCAGACCGGTTTGCGCCCCGATGCCGCCGGCAGTTTGCAGCAGCGTGGCGACCTGACCCTGAGTAGGAGTTTTTGGCACCACGACCAGAGTGTCGGAAAGATCGGCCATCCGGGTGTACGGGAAGCCCGCGTTAGCAAACACGCGCAGATCCGGCATCGCCATAAAGTGATAGTACTTTGAAAAATCGATGGTCGAGTCGTCGCCGATTACCACGTGGTTCTGCACCGGCTGGAAGGTAATACAGTTTTCGATGGAACCGCCCGGCATCGGGTTCATGTACTGGAAGTCGAAGCGCAGCTGGTTCATCGCGCCGAGGCGCAGCGCCGGGATCGTGACTTCCGTTTTACCGTCCAGCAGTCCCTGGAGCACCGGCAGACGCAGTATCAGTTTGTTCGCATCCTGCGAGCTATTCAGGCTGAACGACTGCAAGAACTGGTCATTAAGACTGATATCCATGCGCGAACTGTCTTTGATAGGCGGCATGGTGTAGCGGTAGTTCAGGTCCATATCGATGCCGTTCGCGCGCAGCAGATACAGGTCCGGCGGCAGGTTCAGCGCCACGTTGATGGAATCCGGCACCAGGCCGCTGGATTGCAGCTGCTGTTCGTAGGTTTTCAGCTCGCCAAAGGTCACCGCCCGGTCGGTACGCACCCAGTTTGGCGCATCGTACGGTTTACGCGCCTGTAGCTCTTTAACATCGTCTACCGTTACGCTGCTGCCGCGGAACAGAATATTGCCCTGGGCTATCCCTTTCGCCGCCTGCAGCAGATCTTTGTCATCCCGGCCGAATATCACCAGCAGCTTAACGTAAGGGTTGTCCGGGTGGTCGATCATTTCAATCGTTGGCGCGTTAACCGGGGGATGCTCGCGCAGGAAGTCCGGGCGCTTATCGTTGGTAGCGAAAACAATGGCGTTGCGATCCGGCAGCGCGTTGAACTGAACCGGGAACTGCTGGCCGCGCCAGCCCGCTTTGCTGCCGAACCAGGAGGCGACGATCGCCGCAGCCTGCTGCTGCTGGACATCCGGCGAGGAGGCAAAGACCATCGGTAGCGTCAGCGGACGGTTATCCCGAGAGTCG is a window from the Klebsiella oxytoca genome containing:
- the hmsP gene encoding biofilm formation regulator HmsP — encoded protein: MRVSRSLTIKQMAMVASVSMAFVLVFCSILLFHFVQQSRYTTATQLESIARSVREPLSAAILKADIPEAEAILSRIQPAGVVSRADVVLPNQFQALRMRFIPERPVPVMITRMFELPVQISLPIYSLERPANPQPLAYLVLQADSYRMYKFVMSTLATLVTAYLLLVLILTVAITWCINRLIVRPLRKIARELNDIPQQERLGHQLTLPRLHHDDEIGMLVRSYNRNQQTLLRQHDELSLQSTRFPVSELPNKAFLMAMLEQTVGRPQTSALLIVACETLQDTAGVLKETQREMLLLTLVEKLRAVIPAQMVLAQVSGYDFAILAHGITEPWQAVTLSKQVLTVVNERLPLHGIQLRPCASVGIAMFNGEINAEQLYRRAFSAAVTARRKGKNQIEFFDPQQMEKAQRRLMEEHDILTALDNQQFAIWLQPQVDTVSGEVCGAEVLLRQRQADGSWSLPGNLIERIEACGLMIPVGYWVMEEACRQLAAWQNQGIMLPLSVNVSLLQLLHHDRGAEMLALLSRYRIAPGTLVLEVTESSRMDDPQAIISLLRPLREAGVRIALDDFGMGYAGLRQLQHIKSLPVDILKIDKVFIDMLPDDISMVPAIIQLARGLNLHIVAEGVENDTQYEWLRQAGVETVQGYLFGCAMPPEVFMARFVQGESEGATL
- the bcsC gene encoding cellulose synthase complex outer membrane protein BcsC, coding for MHKFSLSLFTLSLSVALMPLAHAANTPAQDHLLEQVRLGEASNREDLVRQSLYRLELIDPNNPDVIAARVRYLLRQGDTDGAQKLLERLNKLAPDSGALADSRNELNVTHGEGEQELQQARLLGATGHIEEAIASYEKIFGGVPGAMPYAQEYWVLVSRLPARHNEGVSQLEKLNAKQSGNIELQSILAKQMFRDNNRQKGFAYLEQMARSPAGRGTAASIWFDAINDMPVSQASVEALQRFLILFTDSEKLDDARSLLSKYQTELKDPAFRSRNEGLAAVKAGKGSVAVADLQQAVRANSRDSDAVGALGEAYSQRGDRARAISQLSKAIKMDPQSPSRDKWDSLLKTNRYWLLIKQGDDALKSGQPEQAKNYYAQAQRIDNTDSYAVLGLGDVAAANKESAAAERYYQRALRMDRGNSLAVRGLANLYRAESPEKASAYIASLSPSQRRSIDDIERSLTNDRLEKQAETLESQGNWAQAAEVQRRRLALDPDSVWITYRLSRDLVSAGRRSEADALMRAMVNRKPGDADRVYAYGLYLSGNNQDDMALAQINALPRGQWTDNIRELDARLQSDKILRQANQLRDSGQEAQAIALIKQQPTSVRYELTLADWAQQRGDSQTAIAEYQRVLGQQPDNGDARLGLAEVYLADGDKNAARAQVAQLKGEEIDSINMQRRIALAQAGLGDRAQAQQIFARIVPQAKAQPPSMESALVLRDAARFQAQNGEPQQALEGYKDAMVASGVTASRPQDNNTFTRLTRNDSSDDWLKRGIRSDAADLYRQQDLNVTLEHDYWGSSGTGGYSDLKAHTTMLHVDAPLADGRMFFRTDLVNMDVGTFSTKSDGSYSPDWGTCGEIACTGGSKHQSDSGASVAVGWKNDTWSGDIGTTPMGFNVVDVVGGLSYSSDVGPLGYTVNLHRRPISSSLLAFGGQKDNPNGGHTGKTWGGVRADGAGLSLSYDKGKANGVWSSLGVDQLTGKNVADNWRVRWMTGYYYKVINEDNRRVTVGLNNMIWHYDKDLSGYTLGQGGYYSPQEYVSFSVPVTWRQRTENWSWELGGSVSWSHSRTKTEARYPLLNLIPSEYRHDASLLKEEGGSSQGTGYTARALIERRVSSNWFVGAAVDIQQAKDYTPSHALLYVRYSASGWQGDLDMPPQPLVPYADW
- the bcsZ gene encoding cellulose synthase complex periplasmic endoglucanase BcsZ, with product MMNAVRGVVISILILAAAQVSAACRWPAWEQFKKEYVSAEGRVIDPSDSRKITTSEGQSYGLFFALAANDREAFRKLFEWTQNNLAEGDLRAHLPGWLWGKKSDDEWTVLDDNSASDSDLWIAWALLEAGRLWETPQYTDVGKALLTRIADEEVATLPGLGPMILPGKVGFVDDGGWRFNPSYLPPQLATYFAAFGAPWPKIRDNNLRLLLETAPKGFSPDWVRYEKGKGWQLKADKPIIGSYDAIRVYLWVGMLNDGDKQKAPLLARFKPMAARTIDQGVPPEKNNIATGKTSGNGPVGFSASLLPFLQNEDARAIQRQRVADEYPGADAYYSAVLTLFGQGWDQHRFRFTAGGELQPDWNQECTSSH
- the bcsB gene encoding cellulose biosynthesis cyclic di-GMP-binding regulatory protein BcsB, with translation MNRKLSLICAVAVGIGGWSPFASYAERATAVAAAPEAAQTTAVPGIAGTVADGQPTATVADPAAPVVVMENAPTRDVKLTFAKIAPPPGSMVLRGARPDGWVEFGMRSDEVVAKAMLNLDYTPSPSLLPVQSQLKVYLNDELMGVLPVTKEQLGKKVSAQIPVDPLYITDFNRVRLEFVGHYRDVCENPASSTLWLDVGRDSYLDLTYQSLNVRNDLSHFPVPFYDSRDNRPLTLPMVFASSPDVQQQQAAAIVASWFGSKAGWRGQQFPVQFNALPDRNAIVFATNDKRPDFLREHPPVNAPTIEMIDHPDNPYVKLLVIFGRDDKDLLQAAKGIAQGNILFRGSSVTVDDVKELQARKPYDAPNWVRTDRAVTFGELKTYEQQLQSSGLVPDSINVALNLPPDLYLLRANGIDMDLNYRYTMPPIKDSSRMDISLNDQFLQSFSLNSSQDANKLILRLPVLQGLLDGKTEVTIPALRLGAMNQLRFDFQYMNPMPGGSIENCITFQPVQNHVVIGDDSTIDFSKYYHFMAMPDLRVFANAGFPYTRMADLSDTLVVVPKTPTQGQVATLLQTAGGIGAQTGLAAINLRMTDDGSQIKDKDADLLLIGSIPQALKDDTKINLLVEATKSWVKMPMRHYDLASIYPDAEARTPNTRTDITSSGPMAAIIGFQSPYNDQRSVVALLADSQRGNELLTQALNDSGKRAAMFGSVSVIRESGVNSLRVGDIYYIGHLPWFERIWFALSNHPVLLAILAAVSIVLLAWVLWRMLRIISRRRLHLDDE